The following are encoded together in the Strongyloides ratti genome assembly S_ratti_ED321, chromosome : 2 genome:
- a CDS encoding Astacin-like metalloendopeptidase codes for MKFFLFITFFIFIVKSLSINNQENDNFESLVDNTKVIVKRVPGNILNDSSEKFYNIISRKKRYVNVYRVRPWTKLIPYYVDKGVDRGLVFNILKNIELETCLRFKSVDKKSRRNVPLIYKFIKTCSYPKSNRFIHNYVDPKCQTVGYSYRETLHMLGLVYEHQRRHRDKYVFINYKVIDRKSKKYFDRVVVSAMDRDEYGYDYGSVMHPDEHFLATKNVITLLPANFLFRRTIGQDVYPSFLDFKKINKYYCSKECKQKIKCQFGGYQHPEVCVICKCVFGHVGPFCERFNKPSRRCPTPIIAATGTRKILHAMGYKDCAYLLKASTGKRIGLQVHSGRIFPLSQPFCSPDNTLEIKHLADKLPTGVRFCGELAKTNMISQTNIVYIYYKSRNANSKFVLTFKEF; via the exons atgaaattttttttatttattacattctttatatttatagtaaaatcg ttatctataaataatcaagaaaatgataattttgaaaGTTTAGTTGATAATACTAAAGTTATTGTAAAAAGAGTGCCAGGAAACATATTAAATGATAGTtcagaaaaattttataacataataagtagaaaaaaaagatatgtaAATGTTTATAGAGTTCGTCCATGGACAAAATTAATACCATATTATGTAGATAAAGGTGTTGATAGAGGATTAGtatttaacatattaaaaaatattgaattgGAAACATGTTTGCGATTCAAATCTGTTGACAAAAAGTCTAGAAGAAATGTACCacttatttataaatttattaaaacatgtAGTTATCCAAAATCAAATAGATTTATACATAATTATGTTGATCCAAAATGTCAAACAGTTGGATATTCTTATAGAGAAACATTACATATGTTAGGATTAGTTTATGAACATCAAAGAAGACATAGAgataaatatgtatttatCAATTACAAAGTCATCGAtagaaaatcaaaaaaatattttgatagaGTGGTTGTTAGCGCAATGGATAGAGATGAATATGGTTATGATTATGGTTCAGTTATGCATCCTGATGAACATTTTCTTGCaacaaaaaatgtaataactttattaccagctaattttttgtttagaAGAACAATAGGACAGGATGTTTATCCTTCATTtcttgattttaaaaaaataaataaatattattgcaGTAAAGAATGTAAACAAAAGATAAAATGCCAATTTGGAGGATATCAACATCCTGAAGTGTGCGTTATATGTAAATGTGTATTTGGCCATGTTGGACCATTTTGTGAAAGATTTAATAAACCATCACGAAGATGTCCTACTCCTATAATTGCTGCAACTGGAActagaaaaattttacatgCCATGGGATATAAAGATTGTGCTTATCTTCTTAAAGCTAGTACAGGAAAACGTATTGGTCTTCAAGTTCATAGTGGACGTATATTTCCATTATCACAACCTTTTTGCTCTCCTGACAATACCTTAGAAATTAAACATTTAGCTGATAAACTTCCTACAGGTGTACGATTTTGTGGAGAATTAGCTAAAACTAATATGATTTCACAAACTAATATagtatacatttattataagaGTAGAAACGCTAACAGCaaatttgttttaacatTCAAagagttttaa
- a CDS encoding Nematode fatty acid retinoid binding family-containing protein: MLLIEFLNLVKVNTNVNGYELNFLMKHITLINSFLIEREIHFFSNLPENEKKILNDATSEQIYPSTDIEILKFIKSKSYSFGEHVECIFMKFIEKQVSLLPENKDLFDFLLKTSSNLLISVPANPNFDDVKNFLLKFYLKYNDLNREAKRQLYLLYPNIDKLINNLKFKNLIIKFIQLSD, from the exons atgcttcttattgaatttttaaatctagTAAAAGTAAATACAAATGTTAATGGATATgaacttaattttttaatgaaacatattacattaattaata gTTTTCTTATTGAACGAgagatacatttttttagtaatttacctgaaaatgaaaaaaaaattttaaatgatgcTACTTCTGAGCAAATTTATCCATCAACTGATATTgaaatattgaaatttataaaatcaaaatcATACTCATTTGGAGAACATGTAGAATGcatttttatgaaatttatagaaaaacaAGTTTCATTATTACCAGAAAATAAAGATCtgtttgattttttattaaaaacatcaTCAAATTTGTTAATTTCTGTTCCTGCTAACCCAAACTTTGatgatgtaaaaaattttttactaaaattttatttaaaatataatgatctCAATAGGGAAGCAAAAAGACAACTTTATTTACTTTACcctaatattgataaattgataaataatttaaagtttaaaaatttaattattaagtTTATACAATTGTctgattaa
- a CDS encoding Astacin-like metalloendopeptidase, whose translation MKIFLFLLYFTTLNLILSYTFDILEKNIKKRSIVFGRHMMLKKVPIIYTVNGVNENIIQMALNLISKETCLNFYKVSKLSGNGLKFVRGTNCSLRLGMNYATSIHTFFVDLNCENINRIKKLVLFDLGIQQQNNKNNLYKYIQNQVSLNNKEFLPYIERTKFWSGLTFGIKFNNNLIRNVNLNEKNEINKLIRYIDIKMKNIYNYQSYMFNDIFNDIKFINNRYCYNRCSIKLNCFNGAYTDPNNCNNCKCTKFFYGKLCDKFVQSKDKKCGYGILKAMDKVRTIKVSNINNCFYKIEAKEKHKILINISIESKLKYSLCYNGNGIEIVHTKDKSKSGKIFCEKIKNTKLVSEDNIVLININDVLKIYNVVISYIQVKN comes from the exons atgaaaatttttttgtttctgTTGTATTTTACTACATTAAATTTGATT ttatcttatacttttgatattttagaaaaaaatataaaaaaaagatcaaTTGTTTTTGGTCGACATatgatgttaaaaaaagttcCAATCATTTATACTGTTAATGGtgtaaatgaaaatataattcaaatggcattaaatttaattagtAAAGAAacatgtttaaatttttacaaagtATCAAAATTATCTGGAAATGGATTAAAATTTGTCAGAGGTACCAATTGTTCATTGAGACTTGGAATGAATTATGCCACAAGTATACATACATTTTTTGTCGATTTAAATtgtgaaaatattaatagaattaaaaaattagtacTTTTTGATCTTGGTATTcaacaacaaaataataaaaataatttatataaatatattcaaaatcAAGTATCATTgaataataaagaatttttaccATATATAGAAAGAACAAAATTTTGGTCTGGTTTAACTTTtggtataaaatttaataataatttgataagaaatgttaatttaaatgaaaaaaatgaaataaataaattaattagatatattgatataaaaatgaaaaatatatataattatcaaaGTTATATGTTTAAcgatatatttaatgatataaaatttattaataatcgTTATTGTTATAATAGATGCTCAATAAAacttaattgttttaatggCGCATATACAGATccaaataattgtaataattgtaaatgtacaaaatttttttatggaAAATTATGTGATAAATTTGTACAatcaaaagataaaaaatgtGGGTATGGAATATTGAAAGCAATGGATAAAGTGAGAACCATTAAAGTatctaatataaataattgtttttacaaaattGAAGCTAAAGAAAAacacaaaatattaataaatatatcaattgaatctaaattaaaatattctttatgtTATAATGGAAATGGCATTGAAATTGTTCATACTAAAGATAAATCAAAATcaggtaaaattttttgtgaaaaaataaaaaatacaaaattagTATCAGAAGATAATATTGTAttgattaatattaatgatgttttaaagatatataatgTGGTAATATCTTATATTcaagtaaaaaattaa